TAGGATGAAATAATATGCTAACTGCAGGTGGCCAGGACACTAATTGATACCCAACCCAAGCTTATAGGactcttaaaatttaatgaaaagaagaaaaataaaggaagTTGTTCCTAGAATTGGAATCTCACATATCCAGGACTCTGGGACTCAAATAACATGAtcctaattttctaattattgtCAGTTAAACTCCAAATCCCTAGAAACACAGATCCTTCAATTACTGACCAGTTAATACAATAATCCTGGTTTTTTCCTGGTCATTTTGCATTGTTAAATTATGTAGCTATGCACATTAATtgttgtgtatatatatattttgtgtgcAGGAAGTTGAAGATCGCATCCAAGTCAGAAATCCTTTTGTGGTAAATGCTGATAGAGAATTAGCTATTGAATCTCAAGCCaatgaaaagaaacaatttCCTGCATCTCAACATCATTCATCACTATCATGGCCATTGCAGGAGCAGCATTCTATTCATGAGTTGAATCGAAAAGCTGGTCACTCCAGCAGATTTGTGTCCACACTTGGTGCCATACCGACCAATACAAATGCCTCTACTGCCAGAATGGGGAGTCGGCCATTCCTGTCAAGTGCAACCATAGGATTGCCAGGAATTGCAGGACCCTTTCATTCTTTGGGAGCTGAAAACCCTTCAGGGCAGTCACCTTTGCAGCGGAGGTCTCCATCACCGCCAGTAAGTGTGCACTATTCTCATCCTGTGCAAAATTTGGCTGAGCAAGACCTTCCCCAGACATATAAGGCATCTGGATTTCTGGGAGGTCTGCAGAGCCACTATATTAAAGATTCTTCAACTGCTCTTCCCCCTAATATTCAGGATGGTCACTTACAAAGATCACAACTGAAAAATTTGCAGGGTCCATTCTCTTCAATGACTTTTCAGGCAAGGCATCAGCAGCAATTGGGCACTTCTCTTGAGGTCACTGTTAAGACTGAGAAGCCACCTGTGTCCAAGGTTCCTTTAGTCAGAGAAACTAAAAGTAGCATGAGTACAGGGAATCTTCCAACTCGATTAGGTGTTCGGCCTTCAAGAACAGGTGGTCCTTCCCCTGCCACATTAATTTCTTCAGTGTCCACAAGTGCATTACCATCTTCATTAGGTCCTTCTGGTGATAATTCATCTGCTCTCTCAAAAATGCCTCAAAGAAAGGCTGGACAACCACCTAGGTTATCTACTCTACCATCTGCTTCCTCTAATGTCAGCAGTGCCTCTGCCCAGACAAGTGATACCAGTAATAACTTGAATCCAATTGCCAACCTTTTAAGCTCTTTAGTTGCAAAAGGCTTGATATCTGCAGAAACAGAATCAACATCTAAGGTGCCCTCTGAGTTGCTGAATCGACTGGAAGAAGAAAGCGATAGCATTACCACCGGTAACTCTTTGCCTGTGGCCTCAATTTCTGGTTCTGCAGCTGTTCCAGTCCCTTCAATCAAAGATGAGGTTGATGACACTGCAAGAACGCCCCTATCCTTGTCTGAATCAACCAGTCCAGGAGTTGTAAATCTCATTGGCTTTGAGTTTAAGCATGATGTATTACGAGAATTCCATTCATCTGTAATTAGTGGATTATTTGATGATCTTCCACATCATTGCAGCATTTGTGGCTTTAGACTTAGATTCCAAAAGCAGTTCAATAGACACTTGGAGTGGCATGCCACAAGGGATAGAGAAGAGAATGGTTTAACTAAGGCATCGAGATGGTATCTTAAGTCAAGTGACTGGATTGTTGGCAAGGCTGAATATGTATCAGAGAATGAGGCTGATTCTGTAGATACATATGGCAATGAAGCAGACAGAAGTCAAGAGGATGCTATGGTTGTAGCAGATGAAAACCAATGCTTGTGTGTGTTGTGCGGTGAGCTATTTGAGGATTTTTATTGTGAGGAAAGTGGGGAATGGATGTTCAAAGGAGCTGTTTACTTTGCTAACTCTGATAGCAACAGTGAGATGGGAACCGGAGATATGGGTACTAGAAGGGGTCCCATCATTCATGCAAATTGCTTATCAGATAACTTGATTTCATGTGTCCCTGAGATGGTAAGACTTATTACTTGATATTCGTGGACAGAAACGAGGTTTTGTTTAAGTTTAATGTAACACATCTTTCCTATTTGAAAGAGGGTGTCTGCTCAAATTTTTGGTTTCTATGCTCTTGTATCAGTGGCAGTTGAGCATTGAAAGTTAACTTGCCCTGTTACCAGACAATGTCAGTTGATTGCCCTAGGTTCTCTGTCTCTCAAgtttaaaaaacatgttttgttattttgtttccCCCCACTATTTGCTTACTTCAAATTGAAGGACTTTTATTGCTGACAATGTCTGGACCTGTTACATTTTGCAGGGACAGGATTAAATCAAGTTAACATTGGAGCTCTGTTGTAACAAGAACTTAGTAGGTGAGGAAACTAAGGTTTACTTTGAATTAATCAAATCTTATGGCTCTTAATGCTAAATTGTTTTCTAATAGGTTTCTAGAGCTGTCAAAAGAATTTTGTGcacttcctttttcttttgttttctataGTTTGTTTTGCACTCAGGAAGGAGGAGGATATTCCTTAGTGTTCAGAGTATGTAAAGTGCGTTAGCTTTTCCACCTCAACTTTTGCTCATTGATGTGGTTGCATTACTTCATTTTGCTTATTGAAGTGGATTTTTGCCTTTTAAACAACATCTGGTTGTAATATGGGGCAAAGCACTGTGGTCGTTGTAGTTATCCCAAATGTTGGATGGCATTCTCTGTATCATATGAATTCCAACTATTCTGATTACCTTTAATATGTTTTCCTTACACCCTGTCCGCAAGGGGTTTCGGAATTGCAGTGTTACTTTCTACCGGGACATTGCTTTCCTAAtgttataaatttcatttctatGAACAATAGCGAATGttgatttgtatttttcttgcaGAGTACTGActgagtttttcatttttttggcTTTCAATAAAGATGAAAGATGTACATTTCCTATTCGGATGCGGAGCCTTTATTGTTTAATGTTGATTCTGCTAGGTAAATACGCCTTTTCACCCCTAGCATTTAGTTGGTGAAGTATGTACTTAATGAATGATATTCGCACAGCATCTGTACGTTTTTGCCATTTTAGTCTGCGTTTTGCTTTTCTTGTCATTTATTTTTGCCACTGTCAAATTACTACCTGTTCCTTGTTGCTCAAGAGTTGATATTAAGTTTTCTTTGTGAAAACGTTCAATGACACATCAAAATGTTTGTTGGAGAGGACTCATTAGTCATCCAGGTGCTAATCTTGTTATTTATCAGTTAATGAAACTATTTCAATTATGTCGTGTCATAAATAGATTCATTAACTGATACCTTATTGGTactttatgttatttttctaaccTATCGGCTGCATATTTCAACTTCTTCCCCTTAACATTGGACTAGTGGTGCTTCTGTCAAATGCAACATCAACTGCTTATTGGTCACGGGCACTAAACTCCCTTAGGTCCAACAATTATAATTTGGGCTTCTGGAGGGATAAGGTATCCTAATTGTATATCTTcctttaaaagaagaaaaggtttagtGTTCCAATTTCTTGACAAGTTACATCAAGGGCTATAGAATTGCAAATCATTTACACAACCAACACGAGTAAATAGACTTGTCACTGAATTCGATTCATTCATGATCACGAGAGTGCTGACATAGAAAATACTtcatattaattgtattttcgGTATCTGATTATCCTATTTGtgcaattttctttcttaacaattttaacttttCCATTTGAACGAATTTTACAGTACTAGTTTActtgtatttattttgttcttgtttttagACTTTTCATGTGGTGACATGtgattaatgaaaatttaagatGTCAACATTTTGTAGTGATGTTTAACAtggtttaaaaaagaaaatgctaaTGTACTATGTGTGCAAGAGACGGAAATTGCATAATTACTAAATTTGAGAAACACAATAGGTAGACTTGGAACTGAGAGACTactgagaaattaaaattacacaAGTGATTCAAAAACTAAAAGGCATTTGTTTGGGCAAAGTGACCAAGGTGGTGACAGTTATATAggaataattatataaataatatcagaCGTTTATGATTTGTGAATAAACATATACACCATGGAAAACGTATATCCCGAAAAATTATGTGATGATTCACCATCTATCCTTAgctaatataattaattatttctttttcattttcaatgacAGGCACAACTTGAATCCCGGAAAAAACAGAAGACGGTTTTATTGGTTTTATATCAGGGACTCGTACTTAATACTCTGCCTTTGAACCAAAGTTCAAGTCCAATTAATTCAAGGCTTGTGGTGTTGCGTGTAGATGTAATCCAAGTGCGCCTCCACCATCATCCTTCTGCTATTGCACCCTTCATCCTTCACAAAGCACTCCTCTGAACCCATTAACTGTATGAAATGACATCCAATTAGAGAAACATTTCCTGTTTTCAATCTCTTTAAAAAGTCTGTAGCAAACAGTGAACAGAAAGTGGAAACAGAAGACAATTCTTTTCACTagtttttgttaaaagaaaacaattacaTTGTTACATTTAAAGTGAGAATAGAAATACAagcagaaaatattttatagcaTTTTGGTTTTAAACTGTGTGTATGAGAAAGCAACATGCAAATGGAGATGGAGATAGAGATAGGTTAAACATGAGACGTACTTCTTCCATATTGTCATTTAGGTGAAAGAAGGACCGATGATTGAGCTGCACTTCCTTCTCACCTATATAAAGTTGTGCGGTGAAGaaagatataatatataatagaatagAATATAATATAGGATGTGATGTGATTTACCTTTGGGTGGTTGAAGGAGACGGGGAGAAACTAGGAAGGaggaaagaaggagaagaaagaaaagaaaagcaaagtgtTGCTTCATTGATTGAATATTAAGGGAGTGAGAGATGAAAGCATGGTGGAAGaaggaataaataaataagtgaaagaAGTGATGTAGAAGGTGTTGAGTTGAGTCACGTGGTGAACCCCCCAAATAGTCCAGAAAATAGAAGCAGCTTCATGGGACCCTACCCATTTACCATCTTTGTCTTTAACTCAAAATCATCAATGGCAGCAACGTTAGTAGTCTCTTCATTCTTCATGTGACAACAGCATCGCATCATTTCGGTTTATCTCAGCAGAACAAGGATTGTCATTTTCATTGTGGTCCAAAACCCAGctacaaaacaaaaccaatcaCTTCCTTCTCATCTTTAAAATACTACTTACCATCTTTTAGAGGATGACATCACCAATACGTATTTATTTTCCATCTTCACAGACCATTAATCTCTCATCTTCCTGTGTCCACAGCTGTTTCCCTCttcattcaactttttttttttataatttaatattactttcCCTAAAGTTTCTTTATAAACTTTTTGTTGAGAATTATCcaattctttattaatttaatttgaattctcATAAACACGTATTTGTTACTTAAAGTAATTTTCTCTCAACTCAATATTGCGAACCGtctcaataataattaattatgagccaattccatataaaaaataatcataccattttcaacaatataaatttatgggtttctctttaattttcttatttttacattttgaatttttcataagACATTAACTTCTATCCTTTCTTACCATTATATCAATGGTGGTGTTAGGTTGTTAAGATCAAATATATGAGCTAGTTAGACTGATAGGGTTGAAGTCCGATTGAATTATAAATgttgattaaattaaatcttaagctgagttaaataaattttaattggaTCATTATATAATTCACCatcaatgttttttataattatttattaattttaattatgtagattgacattttagttttttcaaaactaaaatatagtttgataatttaaatttttaatttatttgttttatctaattatataagttaatatttcattatttaattatcatctttataatattatttcttaacTCTGGTTAGTGTTTAGTGAGATAGACAAATATCCTCATCCTATTGCTATGAACTCACGAATTGAATTAGtctcttttaatatttgattctaccacaataaatatatgaaaaaaattagaaaaacaaaatatgtttaaatgaaTCTATCTCCTTAAATAAGTTAGAttacaaaacttttaatttataaaaactcaCTTTTAGTTAAACTCATAATAAACTAACTTTGATAAGATTGACTCATTTCACACTCTTATTataatcttaatttataataatattatatcaaaatatatgattttttttttctgtaatgaATCGTTGTCATGGTCGACAAACATTACATTATTATGTTGTATAGCAAAGAACTCTTGAGCAGACAGGGTCTACCCAATGACGTGAGGATTTGTGATGAAACTAGAAGCAGTAAGAAAAggacaaagttaaaaaaactgAGTAGAGATGTTGGACCACTGATGAATCCTTGAATTAGTGAGAGTGTTAACCTTTggtaaagttatatatattattcttatctGCTCACTCTAAACTATACTTTTCCTATCTATTGAGTAATATGAATCATCATGTGCAATGCACattccataaaaaaaacatgtttgtataccaattcttaattaaattgaCAACTTCCACTCAGCTTTTTCAATGTGTTTAAGCACAAATGTTCACAATGGTTCTTCTTGGCTAAATAATAACAACCAAAAAGTACAACTTTCTGTGCCTTAAACGTCAATCATTCTTAAGTCTAAAAGGtaacataatacaaaattattttcatacacTGAATCATCTTATTATAATTGTGAagattattaataaaagaagtatcgaataaaaataagataagtttataatttatatatatatatatatatatatatatatatatttggtaagaaaatgtattgaaaattttacaaattaaataaaacaaatttgtaatatgtaaaactttaaaatgagTAGTTATTTGTCTCTTATAAATGTGCTTtactaatataattatgataataattatagtagtgatattatgacatatttttatagtaatttaaCACACTGTacaatagtaaaataattataaaaaagtaaatttttatatatttaaaaaaaataaaataagaaaggatAAATTTATATgtctaaaagtatatttttctaaCCATTATTGTAATCCGAGAAGGTGCTTACAAACAAAATCTGTGCAATAATGGATGGGGCAGGCTAGATGTACATGTTTATTTGGAGGATTTCACATCACTAAAAAaggttctttttttcttttcatttatcacttttttttttcgttaaaGTAATTTGTACGAGGAATGTAAATGGGtggtaagaaaaaataatgccAATCAAACCTGATTTCATTTAAGACATGAataaattttggtaaaaaaaattagggtgTTGCtgctttcaccaccaccaaatacTCCCACCATCTTCCCATGACAAATTTGTCTTTATTTACTCTGCAGTAAATTTTCACTAACATTAACCTACTTCATTAATGGTCATCCTTTTACAAGAATGTACCCCCACACCAAACTTGCACACGAAATTCAGctatccttttctttcttttttctgtgtTTCATTGTTCTCTCTGAGGGTGTGTAGTGCTCTAAGTGTGTGCAGTGGTGGGCTTTTCTTGGTGGGAGGTTGCAAGTGGTACAAAGAATTAGTGGTGACAGAGTTTGGTGTTTGTGGTGATGGTTACCGTAGACAACAGAGGAAACTTTCGTCGTAGGTGTGCGAAGGAGTTATGGTAATCTTTTAACGAATGTGATAATCCGTTGACAGATATCAACATTCACTAAAGGGAAAATGATGTTGATATCCGTTATCTCTGCTGAAACGGATGTCAACACATCCGTTGACGGATATGCCACATTCCTAggaatgtataattttatttttatttattttgatttttgttatttaaacaGATATACCACATCCGTTGaaggttgatttttttttcgtagtttttagtttattaaattattgtattttaaattaatttgtttagtatttaaaatttttattttttttaaatatgttagataattatatgtaaattaattttattttatttaatgaaataattattattaatttaattaaattgatttttgttttatttaattgattatttaaaatttaatttattttattacttaaacgGATATGCCACATCCGATGTGGCTAACGGATGTGGATGATGTGGCCACATCCACATCCGTTGAaggttgaatttattttttataggttttagtttattaaattaatttaatttaaataatttatttagtatttaaaatttttagttttttataatatgttaggTAATTATATGCAAGAGAGTGGGGTGAGGAGAGATCTAAAAATGGAGAAGTAGGAACAAATGGATGATGGATCTCAAAAATGAGAAAGTGAGAATTGGGAGAGTTTGGGGGAGTGGAGGTGCCCGGTAAAGATAAAGAGTGAAAACGAGGTAGAGAATTaggttttagaaagaaaaaataaatataaggtaAAAAGGGATacttttgacattaaaaaaatattggagAGGTGCATCGAGTATTCGTGAGGGTGGAGGGAGCAACTCCCAAAGGATTAATTCTTATACttcaaatgaaatgaaagttATTAGAGCGGTCAAAATGTGTTATAATTCATGGATTAACCCGAatgagtttattattattattatatattaattttataatgacaaaaaattatttaaacttgaa
This genomic interval from Vigna radiata var. radiata cultivar VC1973A chromosome 8, Vradiata_ver6, whole genome shotgun sequence contains the following:
- the LOC106771930 gene encoding polyadenylation and cleavage factor homolog 4 isoform X3; translation: MENSRRLFDRSREPGPKKPRLMEELDRAPNSGARQFPQLQVISGASTLPSARFRTNERDVESNEFGRRGGAGGGGYQPQPLPFQELVTQYKAALAELTFNSKPIITNLTIIAGENQAAEKAIAATVCANILEVPSDQKLPSLYLLDSIVKNIGRDYIKYFAARLPEVFCKAYRQVDPSVHQSMRHLFGTWKGVFPPQTLQIIEKELGFTSAVNGSSASSTLRSDSQSQRPPHSIHVNPKYLERQRLQQSSRTKGVDDMTGAISNSNDDQEIPGRTLGVLRSWVDHNVTVSVNARENDHRARRDAFNDSVPEKSTSASYGSNELGSNISRNIGLGISRPSGRVTESGHDKGWYNKSGVAAGTMPGQRNGLSHKYSFSSTEAPKSMVLDAHHQPAHNITSTQSSVISNSWKNSEEEEYTWDEMNSGLTGHGTSIVSSLSKDAWTADDENLEVEDRIQVRNPFVEQHSIHELNRKAGHSSRFVSTLGAIPTNTNASTARMGSRPFLSSATIGLPGIAGPFHSLGAENPSGQSPLQRRSPSPPGPFSSMTFQARHQQQLGTSLEVTVKTEKPPVSKVPLVRETKSSMSTGNLPTRLGVRPSRTGGPSPATLISSVSTSALPSSLGPSGDNSSALSKMPQRKAGQPPRLSTLPSASSNVSSASAQTSDTSNNLNPIANLLSSLVAKGLISAETESTSKVPSELLNRLEEESDSITTGNSLPVASISGSAAVPVPSIKDEVDDTARTPLSLSESTSPGVVNLIGFEFKHDVLREFHSSVISGLFDDLPHHCSICGFRLRFQKQFNRHLEWHATRDREENGLTKASRWYLKSSDWIVGKAEYVSENEADSVDTYGNEADRSQEDAMVVADENQCLCVLCGELFEDFYCEESGEWMFKGAVYFANSDSNSEMGTGDMGTRRGPIIHANCLSDNLISCVPEMVRLIT
- the LOC106771930 gene encoding polyadenylation and cleavage factor homolog 4 isoform X2, with the translated sequence MENSRRLFDRSREPGPKKPRLMEELDRAPNSGARQFPQLQVISGASTLPSARFRTNERDVESNEFGRRGGAGGGGYQPQPLPFQELVTQYKAALAELTFNSKPIITNLTIIAGENQAAEKAIAATVCANILEVPSDQKLPSLYLLDSIVKNIGRDYIKYFAARLPEVFCKAYRQVDPSVHQSMRHLFGTWKGVFPPQTLQIIEKELGFTSAVNGSSASSTLRSDSQSQRPPHSIHVNPKYLERQRLQQSSRTKGVDDMTGAISNSNDDQEIPGRTLGVLRSWVDHNVTVSVNARENDHRARRDAFNDSVPEKSTSASYGSNELGSNISRNIGLGISRPSGRVTESGHDKGWYNKSGVAAGTMPGQRNGLSHKYSFSSTEAPKSMVLDAHHQPAHNITSTQSSVISNSWKNSEEEEYTWDEMNSGLTGHGTSIVSSLSKDAWTADDENLEVEDRIQVRNPFVVNADRELAIESQANEKKQFPASQHHSSLSWPLQEQHSIHELNRKAGHSSRFVSTLGAIPTNTNASTARMGSRPFLSSATIGLPGIAGPFHSLGAENPSGQSPLQRRSPSPPGPFSSMTFQARHQQQLGTSLEVTVKTEKPPVSKVPLVRETKSSMSTGNLPTRLGVRPSRTGGPSPATLISSVSTSALPSSLGPSGDNSSALSKMPQRKAGQPPRLSTLPSASSNVSSASAQTSDTSNNLNPIANLLSSLVAKGLISAETESTSKVPSELLNRLEEESDSITTGNSLPVASISGSAAVPVPSIKDEVDDTARTPLSLSESTSPGVVNLIGFEFKHDVLREFHSSVISGLFDDLPHHCSICGFRLRFQKQFNRHLEWHATRDREENGLTKASRWYLKSSDWIVGKAEYVSENEADSVDTYGNEADRSQEDAMVVADENQCLCVLCGELFEDFYCEESGEWMFKGAVYFANSDSNSEMGTGDMGTRRGPIIHANCLSDNLISCVPEMGQD
- the LOC106771930 gene encoding polyadenylation and cleavage factor homolog 4 isoform X4; its protein translation is MENSRRLFDRSREPGPKKPRLMEELDRAPNSGARQFPQLQVISGASTLPSARFRTNERDVESNEFGRRGGAGGGGYQPQPLPFQELVTQYKAALAELTFNSKPIITNLTIIAGENQAAEKAIAATVCANILEVPSDQKLPSLYLLDSIVKNIGRDYIKYFAARLPEVFCKAYRQVDPSVHQSMRHLFGTWKGVFPPQTLQIIEKELGFTSAVNGSSASSTLRSDSQSQRPPHSIHVNPKYLERQRLQQSSRNDHRARRDAFNDSVPEKSTSASYGSNELGSNISRNIGLGISRPSGRVTESGHDKGWYNKSGVAAGTMPGQRNGLSHKYSFSSTEAPKSMVLDAHHQPAHNITSTQSSVISNSWKNSEEEEYTWDEMNSGLTGHGTSIVSSLSKDAWTADDENLEVEDRIQVRNPFVVNADRELAIESQANEKKQFPASQHHSSLSWPLQEQHSIHELNRKAGHSSRFVSTLGAIPTNTNASTARMGSRPFLSSATIGLPGIAGPFHSLGAENPSGQSPLQRRSPSPPGPFSSMTFQARHQQQLGTSLEVTVKTEKPPVSKVPLVRETKSSMSTGNLPTRLGVRPSRTGGPSPATLISSVSTSALPSSLGPSGDNSSALSKMPQRKAGQPPRLSTLPSASSNVSSASAQTSDTSNNLNPIANLLSSLVAKGLISAETESTSKVPSELLNRLEEESDSITTGNSLPVASISGSAAVPVPSIKDEVDDTARTPLSLSESTSPGVVNLIGFEFKHDVLREFHSSVISGLFDDLPHHCSICGFRLRFQKQFNRHLEWHATRDREENGLTKASRWYLKSSDWIVGKAEYVSENEADSVDTYGNEADRSQEDAMVVADENQCLCVLCGELFEDFYCEESGEWMFKGAVYFANSDSNSEMGTGDMGTRRGPIIHANCLSDNLISCVPEMVRLIT
- the LOC106771930 gene encoding polyadenylation and cleavage factor homolog 4 isoform X1 translates to MENSRRLFDRSREPGPKKPRLMEELDRAPNSGARQFPQLQVISGASTLPSARFRTNERDVESNEFGRRGGAGGGGYQPQPLPFQELVTQYKAALAELTFNSKPIITNLTIIAGENQAAEKAIAATVCANILEVPSDQKLPSLYLLDSIVKNIGRDYIKYFAARLPEVFCKAYRQVDPSVHQSMRHLFGTWKGVFPPQTLQIIEKELGFTSAVNGSSASSTLRSDSQSQRPPHSIHVNPKYLERQRLQQSSRTKGVDDMTGAISNSNDDQEIPGRTLGVLRSWVDHNVTVSVNARENDHRARRDAFNDSVPEKSTSASYGSNELGSNISRNIGLGISRPSGRVTESGHDKGWYNKSGVAAGTMPGQRNGLSHKYSFSSTEAPKSMVLDAHHQPAHNITSTQSSVISNSWKNSEEEEYTWDEMNSGLTGHGTSIVSSLSKDAWTADDENLEVEDRIQVRNPFVVNADRELAIESQANEKKQFPASQHHSSLSWPLQEQHSIHELNRKAGHSSRFVSTLGAIPTNTNASTARMGSRPFLSSATIGLPGIAGPFHSLGAENPSGQSPLQRRSPSPPGPFSSMTFQARHQQQLGTSLEVTVKTEKPPVSKVPLVRETKSSMSTGNLPTRLGVRPSRTGGPSPATLISSVSTSALPSSLGPSGDNSSALSKMPQRKAGQPPRLSTLPSASSNVSSASAQTSDTSNNLNPIANLLSSLVAKGLISAETESTSKVPSELLNRLEEESDSITTGNSLPVASISGSAAVPVPSIKDEVDDTARTPLSLSESTSPGVVNLIGFEFKHDVLREFHSSVISGLFDDLPHHCSICGFRLRFQKQFNRHLEWHATRDREENGLTKASRWYLKSSDWIVGKAEYVSENEADSVDTYGNEADRSQEDAMVVADENQCLCVLCGELFEDFYCEESGEWMFKGAVYFANSDSNSEMGTGDMGTRRGPIIHANCLSDNLISCVPEMVRLIT
- the LOC106771931 gene encoding putative phytosulfokines 6, translating into MKQHFAFLFFLLLLSSFLVSPRLLQPPKGEKEVQLNHRSFFHLNDNMEELMGSEECFVKDEGCNSRRMMVEAHLDYIYTQHHKP